A genomic stretch from Lathyrus oleraceus cultivar Zhongwan6 chromosome 2, CAAS_Psat_ZW6_1.0, whole genome shotgun sequence includes:
- the LOC127123509 gene encoding uncharacterized protein LOC127123509: protein MTPFEALYVRKPPSLLPYPAGKSNIQSLDEILSNKSRILRVLKENLTRARNRMVQQENLHRKDKSFAVDQWVFLKLQPYRQSSVHQRSSQKLAKCYFGPFRIIKKIGYVAYELDLPKASRIHPVFHVSLLKLCQGTPTTQTAPLPDLDAFLPATPNPFAILNHHTINNEITEVLIQWEGHPASEATWESTCELTSKFPHFNKTTQDGPVRKS from the coding sequence ATGACGCCTTTCGAAGCACTTTATGTTCGAAAACCTCCATCCTTGTTACCGTATCCTGCAGGAAAATCCAACATTCAATCATTAGATGAGATTTTGTCTAACAAATCCAGAATCCTCAGAGTTTTAAAGGAAAACCTTACCAGAGCTAGAAATCGGATGGTTCAACAGGAAAATCTTCATAGGAAAGACAAATCCTTTGCAGTAGATCAATGGGTTTTCCTAAAACTTCAGCCTTATCGCCAAAGCTCTGTCCACCAACGATCTTCTCAGAAACTCGCAAAATGTTACTTTGGGCCGTTCCGGATCATTAAGAAGATTGGTTATGTGGCTTATGAATTGGATCTCCCCAAGGCTTCACGAATCCACCCTGTATTTCACGTTTCTCTACTCAAACTTTGTCAGGGAACCCCTACTACCCAAACCGCTCCATTACCGGATCTAGACGCTTTTCTGCCGGCGACACCGAACCCCTTCGCCATTTTGAACCATCACACCATCAATAATGAAATCACCGAGGTTTTGATCCAATGGGAAGGACATCCAGCATCTGAGGCCACGTGGGAAAGCACTTGTGAACTGACATCGAAATTTCCGCACTTTAATAAAACAACACAAGATGGGCCTGTTCGTAAGTCATAA